The sequence below is a genomic window from Raphanus sativus cultivar WK10039 unplaced genomic scaffold, ASM80110v3 Scaffold2650, whole genome shotgun sequence.
CTACACAACACACACCACAATCCTTAAAGCTAAAGAAAAGATTAAATATTGAAAGGCTACCGAGACTATGTATTTGTATCTCATAATATGGACATAATAATCTCAGTCAATCATGGCATTTCAGTGGCATGAAACTATACTATATGGTTATGTGAAAAAGTATAGTGAGGTTTAAATATGGAAATCAATACCTTGTCTTCACCTCGCGACAGAATGCGCACCTTTCGTGGCCTCCCCGGTGGTCTCTTCACCGCAGGCGGTAGGAGATCGCCGTGATACTCTCCTCCTACTTCTTTTCCCCCCACAGATGGTATTGGGTAAATCTTTGCCTCATACGCGCTATGCCACGTGTCCGCAAAGTACGCAGCTGCAACCAATGACTCGGTTGGGATGTTGGCTCTTCCAGCTGCCGCCACTGCATGGCGACATGGAATTCGTAACTGCTCATATGCATTGCATGAACATGTTCCAGCTAAGAGGTTGACCAAGAAACACTCTCCAGTTTGTGCCTTCACTTGAAACTCGGTTTCGCTAATACCACATACAGCCAACGCTGTCGATGCCTCAAAGTTGACTTCCACTTGGCGTTGCACCATCGGCGTTAGTGCCCCCTTATGCTCCATAGCTTTTGCACGGCGAAGTGCAAACCAACTCATGATAGTAGTACGTATGTACTCACACATGGAGATGAGGGGGTACTCTCTGGCTTCTTTCAACACTGAATTCCATGATTCTGCAATATTTGAGTCCATTATATTGAACCTTTCTCCTTGAAAATGAGCGCGTGTCCAATGAGTGAAACCTGGACACAGGAATGAAGAGTATTTGTTACTATACtatcatattaatatatatagtatagtaaacaacaacaacattttACCCGCATAACATCAGTAACTATTCAATTAGTATACACAACTACGCgagtttaatatataagaggTACTGCATACCTATGTCAACCAAGTACCCTGCACACCCTGGGCTGGCACGTTGAATATCAAGAAACTTCTTATTGAATCCTTCCACAGTATACGCTCTTGCTGCAGCCGACATAAGAGAGGCTAGTCTTTTAGATTTAAAACGGGCCTTGATGTTCCTCCACAAGTGAACTGTGCAAGCCGCATGTGATGCAGAGGGGAACACCTACATAACAATTTCACTAATATTTAgactatactatatatattattaacatagACAGTCGACCTGATTTATATTGCTCACCTTGTTTATTGCAGAGTAGATGCTACCGTGGCGGTCAGATATGAAAACCAACTCGTCTGAATTGTCAACAAAGGTTCTAAGCTGCATCATGAACCATTCCCATGATTCATCGTTCTCACTATCCATCACCGCGTAAGCAAGAGGAAAGATTTGATAATTTCCGTCTTGTGCGCAAGCGGACATTAAACATCCTCCGTACTTCCCTTTCAGACTTGTTCCATCAATGATAATTACTTTTCTCATGTAGCGGTAGCCTTTGATGGATGCCCCAAATGCTATGAAGGCATACTTAAAAAGAACACCTCCATCGTCACTCTCTGTCTTTTCTATGACGCAGAGGGAGCCAGGATTTGTCGTTAATAGCAGGCCCATGTATGCAGGCATCAGTGCGTAGCTTCCGGCCATAGATCCTAACACACTTTCCATAGCAATTTCACGTGCCCTCCAAGATTTCCAGTATGAAACATTGACGTTGTAGTCGTCCAGCATAATCTTTCTTATGGTTTCTGGTGTTGGTCCTCGCTTGATTCCGATGAATCGGGATTGTATGAGCTCCCCAATCACTTGTGTTGTTGCCAACTTGTGGTAGTTCCTCCTCGCATCAACCGAGCAGCAGTGCCTGAAAGTTGCTTGCCTTATCTGAAAATTCCCTGTTCCATCGATCCGTGCAGCGTACACTCTCCAAGGACAGTCTATGGCGACGCAAATTAGAACCATAAAGGCGGGGGTTGAGCGCTTTGTCTTGAAGTGGAACTTCCGGTTAATGGCATGAATTGCAATCTTAATTTTGCAGTCATTCTTTGATTTGAACACCTGTCCCACAAACAGATTGTCCCCTTCATATGGGACAGCTTCTAAAGCTTCAACCAACCCTACAGATGATCACATATTGAACGTCAGTTTACGTTCTATACCATATTTACTTATAGTATAGTCTTTCAAATATCTTACCAATTTCGTCGGTGCTTTCTATAACCGGTGGGGCATCACGTCCAAAGAGCACCGGCTCAGAGCTTTCGTCATTAAGCAGGTCATGCAAAGAGTCTTGGAATCGTGTCCACGTGTATAGGCTACTTGGTTGAGCTGCAACCGGAGTGGTTGTAAGAAGAGGTTGTGCTATGGGCTCAGGTTCTGCTTGGCAAGGTTCCTCCATCTCGATATCTCCCTGTGGTGGCGCGCGGGGATCCTCAAACAAGCGACGACGCACCGTACGACTGCTCTCACCATTTCCCCCGAATACACCTTTGTTTGTTGACATTTGTGGTTGAAGGAGTTTATCAGCAGCTTCCCATTTGTCAGGTTCTGTAGCAATACCTTTTCCTTTCCCTCGATAAGTAGCTTCGTGTGGAGGACTCGCAAGCCGTATCAGCGGGTCGCGTATTACTATTCCATTTCTGTTGTATGGAATAGTCTGTTTAGGCTGCACACCGAAACTTCCACCCACGTCATTCTGGATGGGAGGACATGTCAGAGGTGTTTCGGATATCGCAAACTCGAGCCAGTCTTCCTCAAACCCTTCATCGGATTCACTGTCCTCATCATCTTCGTTTCTCAGCAGGGTTTGATCTGTTACATTCGCATAGTGGGGTCTTCGATGGTTTGTTGGGATACCATCGATCACCTCTGAGATAGTAACACACAAGTTAACTTCCTCGATTTTGCGCCTCATTTGGACAAAAACCTCGACCTCATGATCGTCAGATATGAACTGTGGTGTTGAACCATCCCCATCGTCTATCTCCATCCATGAAGGATATTGGTATGAGAGCTTGAGTGTTACGTTCTTTGCGCGGATGTTCAGGGTTTCCTTCACCAGGTTCACCAAGTCTTCGTATTCCATTAGAGGGTTCACGGTAATGGTATTTCTTTCATCCTCTATCAGAGTATCAAAAATCCATTTTCCGTCTTCCTCTCGGACCCATGTTCCCGTTATCACCGTACAGTCGTCCTGCTCAGTCAGCTGCAACGAAAAGGCAGATGACACTTGTTCATCAGTTTGCTATTCTATTGATCAGGCCTATATAGTCTAGTATAACGATTATAGATTTTCTTGTTAACTGCCGACTTATCTGTTTTAACAGTTTCTCTATCACTTCTATTTTTTCACAAACCACACAACTATAAGTCGGATATGAAGGACCTATCATTAAGAACTTAAATACTTAACCTAACCTATCATATATCCATCCCAACAACAACAATGAACGGTAATAAATAGCTTTAAAGTCGGTACTCCATACCTGATCGTTGTCTCGTAGTGCTTTAACTCTTGAGAAATCGTCATCTTCAGacatcttttctttctctttactATTTTCACAGTGAAACAGTATAGATAAGAAGCTATTAAATGGGTCTCGGTTTAATAAAAGCGACACAGTTGTTAAGAGCGGGAATTTGCGATTTTGAATATAATTAGCGTTTGGTTAGGATATTGATTAGACAGACTATACTATCGATAGGTTTGGTACAAGCAATTGAGCACATGTTTTTTTCTCACGTTTGTTGGTCACGCGTACGCGCTTGGAGGGGTTGTTTCGGCAAGCTTCGCCCAAACCTGTCTCTTCAATGGGCCGGTCCTGTAGCATGGTTAGATTCTTGAGTTTCTTGGCCCTTATGAATATACAGCAAATTCCCCCATTCTATTAccagtttatttttttactattcAGTACATTAAATTGggtaaaaaaattgaaacagtGTGTTCAAAATTCAGAATGTTAATGCTTATATGGAACAAAAAGTCTCATCTAAATTATGTCATTGACGAATACTTTTACTCCATCTATTTTACAAAGAGAATCATTTTGACCTTTGTTTTTGTtacataaaatgtttttttttagaattttaatacattttatatttattttaagtttaatattaattgctaaatgcattgattttgtaaataattttatttacttcaaatattattggttaaatatgtataattaataaaaaatatttcaatttttttttaatctgtgtaaGGAATCTAAATTACATTCTTTATAAAAAGGTTGGAGTATGATATCATATAATGTACTGATTAGGTTTGAGTTGATAAATTACTTGTTCACTCTTCGACATTTCCTAGCTAGTAGCTACCGTACCCAATAATTAACATGGCACCTCGTGTACCGATAGTTAGTTAATTCTGACATCTCtgcttttttttgaacaacagtTGACGACATCTCTACATAATTTTCAAACAGAAGTATCTATTTAAAATCGACAGTAGCTAGCTATAGCATTTGTAATAGAAAAGCACACAGTTTTAAGTTTCTATCATTGTGAACACAGACGCCGATCACACTATGACTCCCATTGGTAACCAACGCTTAATCGCggaaaaaatagttaaactgtggaaaaaattattaaactatcaaaaatttaaaatttgcgaaataatagaataaatatttaattgatcAATACTTTTTATGGTATTCaccttttataataaaataaatatcatatataaaactaattattacataatatgaaataactaaaatttattaacataaaattaatagttatattttaacataactatttatcataaaaattattgctatttatttaaaattttaaaatggtaTTAGCAATATTACTTACAATatgaaaatgttaaatttataatgTTCTCTctataatctattaaaactcaCATTTCTACTTAATcaatttctttatatttctGTCAGCAAAAATGCAAATTGTGTTTTTACGTTTTTTTATTCcacaatttttttattggtaAATATTTGCAGAATCGCGTAAAAATACAATTCCGCCATTCCGCAAGATTATCAATGCCTATAATCTTGATAGTTTTctttattatcaaaaaaaatcgAATCATATCGAgccatgtatatatat
It includes:
- the LOC130505870 gene encoding uncharacterized protein LOC130505870 encodes the protein MSAAARAYTVEGFNKKFLDIQRASPGCAGYLVDIGFTHWTRAHFQGERFNIMDSNIAESWNSVLKEAREYPLISMCEYIRTTIMSWFALRRAKAMEHKGALTPMVQRQVEVNFEASTALAVCGISETEFQVKAQTGECFLVNLLAGTCSCNAYEQLRIPCRHAVAAAGRANIPTESLVAAAYFADTWHSAYEAKIYPIPSVGGKEVGGEYHGDLLPPAVKRPPGRPRKVRILSRGEDKVLISIFKPHYTFSHNHIV